Proteins encoded by one window of Arachis hypogaea cultivar Tifrunner chromosome 1, arahy.Tifrunner.gnm2.J5K5, whole genome shotgun sequence:
- the LOC112790652 gene encoding protein TORNADO 1 translates to MASKQNMKELQWALQSLKSDSLNLECVSFYLSQPTSNCYQETEASININISKENLPLFSQILTTLAESGRTKCTLRNLEFHSVVWETEEVRKLGTLFGNSNNNQSIKQVLFRRNRFNGKSFSELCDILKTNRVIKEITFSESGIGAVGAGLIASALMVNHSLEELQIWDDSIGSRGAEELSKMIEVNPTLKLLTIFDWNAITATPLISAVLARNRTMEVHVWSGEKGERSSKVVEFVPENSTLRIYKLNLSGTCRVACALGMNLTVKSLDMTGVRLKSRCAKELRWVLEQNQTLKELNLSRTCLKNKGIVYVAAGLFKNRSLQTLHLTGNWFGGVGVEHLLCPLSRFSALQRQANITLKCVTFGGGRTKIGREGLAAIIKMLTTNETLRQLGIHEDESLRPDDFVKIFKSLEKNASLKLLSLQGCKGVQGETLLQTMMETLQINPWIEDIDLSRTPMHNSGKTQGIYQRLGQNEKTEPEMDLLNNMPLTQPKSCRVFFCGQESAGKATLCNSISHNFSASALTYLDQVRTIVNPVEQAVKPAGMKIKTFKDEDTKISVWNLAGQHEFFSLHDLMFPGHGSASFFLVISSLFRKPGNKEPKSITEIEEDLQYWLRFIVSNSKRAVQQCMLPSVAVVLTHFDKINQPSHNLQHTVNSIQRLRDKFHGFVDFYPTIFTVDARSSASVSKLTHYIRKTSKTILERVPRVYQLCNDLIQILSDWRTENYNKPAMKWKEFGELCQAKVPALRIRSRNDNKGKVETRRRAVATCLHHIGEVIYFEELGFLILDCEWFCGEALGQLVKLNVRKQYSSENNGFISRKELEKILRGSLQSPIPGMGSKVSENLEASDLVRMMLKLELCYEQDPSDPNSLLLFPSILEEGRGKTPRWQLSTPDCLYAGRHLECDDSSHMFLTPGFFPRLQVHLHNRVKTLNNQHGATYSLEKHLISIIINGIYIRVELGGQLGYYIDILACSTKNLTETLRVIQQLIIPAIQSLCHGITLTESIIRPECVRNLTPPRYRKTQSASVQLLKQALLSLSADSMYDYQHTWSPVLDSGRPILQAGFDLARDLLSDDDFREVLHRRYHDLYDLAQELQVPPENNPEGQDQSLALSNQAETVDPSFGGIAKGVEAVLHRLKIIEQEIRDLKQEIQGLRYYEHRLLLELHRKVNYLATYNVQVEERKVPNLFYFVQTENYSRRLITTMLSGMTALRLHMLCEFRGQMHVVEDQMGCEIMQVDNRAVQCLAPYMKKFMKLVTLALKIGAHLAAGMGEMIPDLSKEMAHLAGSSAFAGAAAAGAVGAAVLGRRNRAAEGSRDIQQDLRAAQQWVVDFLRERRCSTGKDIAEKFGLWRVRYRDNGQIAWICRRHMYARSAEIVEVPV, encoded by the exons ATGGCTTCAAAGCAGAACATGAAAGAGCTACAATGGGCACTTCAATCGCTAAAATCCGACTCCCTAAATCTTGAATGTGTTTCCTTCTACCTTTCCCAACCAACCTCAAACTGTTACCAAGAAACAGAAGCCTCCATAAACATAAACATCTCCAAAGAGAATCTCCCATTGTTCTCTCAAATCTTGACAACACTGGCTGAATCCGGAAGAACCAAATGCACATTGAGGAACCTTGAGTTTCATTCAGTTGTGTGGGAGACAGAAGAGGTAAGAAAACTTGGAACCCTTTTTGGGAACAGTAACAATAATCAAAGCATAAAGCAAGTTTTGTTTAGAAGAAACAGGTTCAATGGGAAAAGCTTCTCAGAGCTTTGTGATATTCTGAAGACAAATAGGGTGATCAAAGAGATTACGTTTTCGGAATCTGGGATTGGAGCAGTTGGAGCTGGACTAATTGCTTCTGCTCTCATGGTGAATCATAGTTTGGAGGAGCTTCAGATTTGGGATGATTCAATTGGTTCAAGGGGTGCTGAAGAGCTTTCAAAGATGATTGAAGTCAATCCAACTCTGAAATTGTTGACCATTTTCGACTGGAATGCCATCACTGCTACTCCTCTTATATCAGCTGTTTTGGCAAGGAACAGAACAATGGAGGTTCATGTTTGGAGTGGTGAAAAGGGGGAAAGAAGTTCAAAGGTTGTTGAGTTTGTTCCTGAGAATAGTACTCTAAGAATTTACAAGCTTAATCTCTCTGGCACTTGCCGCGTCGCCTGCGCTTTAGGAATGAATCTGACAGTGAAATCACTGGATATGACCGGAGTCCGGCTTAAGTCTCGGTGTGCTAAGGAGTTAAGGTGGGTTTTGGAACAAAACCAGACACTTAAAGAGCTCAATTTATCAAGAACTTGTCTTAAAAACAAGGGCATTGTGTATGTTGCGGCTGGACTCTTCAAGAACCggagtttgcagacattgcatcTAACAGGAAATTGGTTCGGCGGAGTAGGCGTGGAGCATCTGCTTTGCCCTTTGAGTAGATTTTCAGCCCTGCAAAGGCAAGCCAACATTACTTTGAAGTGTGTTACTTTTGGAGGTGGCAGAACAAAAATAG GTAGGGAAGGTTTAGCCGCTATAATAAAGATGCTAACAACCAACGAGACTCTCCGGCAGCTCGGGATTCATGAGGATGAGAGTTTGAGACCAGATGACTTTGTCAAAATCTTCAAGAGTTTGGAGAAGAATGCTAGTTTGAAACTCTTGTCTCTACAAGGCTGCAAAGGTGTTCAAGGAGAGACATTGCTGCAAACAATGATGGAGACACTACAGATAAATCCTTGGATTGAAGACATTGATCTCTCAAGAACACCTATGCATAATTCTGGAAAGACTCAAGGAATTTATCAAAGATTGGGGCAGAATGAGAAGACTGAACCAGAAATGGATTTGCTCAACAACATGCCGCTAACACAGCCCAAGAGTTGCAGAGTCTTCTTTTGTGGGCAAGAATCTGCAG GTAAGGCAACACTTTGTAATTCAATATCTCATAATTTCTCTGCTTCGGCATTGACCTACTTGGATCAAGTCAGAACAATAGTAAACCCAGTGGAGCAGGCTGTTAAACCAGCAGGGATGAAGATAAAAACTTTCAAGGATGAGGACACAAAGATTTCAGTATGGAATCTTGCTGGGCAGCATGAGTTTTTCTCCCTCCATGATCTTATGTTCCCAGGGCATGGTAGTGCATCATTTTTCCTTGTAATATCTAGTTTATTTAGGAAACCGGGTAACAAAGAACCAAAAAGCATAACAGAGATTGAAGAAGATCTGCAGTATTGGCTCAGGTTCATAGTTTCCAACTCAAAAAGAGCAGTACAACAATGCATGCTACCGAGTGTTGCTGTTGTTCTCACACACTTTGATAAGATCAATCAACCGTCACATAATTTGCAGCATACTGTCAATTCAATTCAGAGACTGAGAGACAAGTTCCATGGCTTTGTTGATTTCTATCCAACAATATTCACAGTTGATGCAAGATCTTCTGCATCTGTTAGTAAACTCACTCATTACATCAGAAAGACAAGCAAGACTATTCTAGAAAGGGTGCCGCGAGTTTATCAACTTTGCAATGATCTGATACAGATTTTATCAGACTGGAGAACTGAGAATTACAACAAGCCAGCAATGAAGTGGAAGGAATTTGGCGAGCTATGCCAAGCGAAAGTGCCGGCTTTGAGAATCCGGTCTAGAAATGATAACAAAGGGAAAGTGGAAACAAGGAGAAGAGCTGTTGCTACTTGCCTTCATCACATTGGTGAGGTGATTTACTTCGAAGAGTTGGGGTTTCTAATATTAGATTGTGAGTGGTTTTGTGGCGAAGCACTTGGTCAGCTTGTAAAGTTAAATGTGAGGAAGCAATACTCCTCAGAAAACAATGGATTTATTAGCAGGAAGGAGCTGGAGAAAATCTTAAGAGGAAGTTTGCAGAGCCCCATTCCTGGTATGGGTTCAAAGGTATCTGAGAACTTAGAGGCTAGTGATCTTGTGAGAATGATGCTGAAACTCGAGTTGTGCTATGAACAAGATCCATCAGATCCAAATTCTCTGCTATTGTTTCCCTCCATTCTTGAAGAAGGAAGAGGGAAGACTCCGAGGTGGCAGCTAAGCACACCGGACTGCCTGTACGCAGGACGTCATCTTGAGTGTGACGATTCTAGTCACATGTTTCTAACTCCAGGATTCTTCCCTCGTTTGCAG GTGCACCTTCACAACAGAGTAAAGACTCTAAATAATCAACATGGAGCAACTTATAGCCTTGAGAAGCACCTCATCTCAATCATTATCAACGGAATTTACATAAGAGTAGAGCTTGGAGGACAATTGGGTTATTATATTGACATCCTAGCATGCTCCACCAAAAACTTGACAGAAACTTTAAGAGTCATTCAGCAGCTTATAATTCCAGCAATCCAAAGCCTTTGCCATGGGATCACCTTGACCGAAAGCATCATAAGGCCCGAATGTGTCCGAAACTTGACACCCCCTAGATATAGAAAAACACAATCTGCTTCCGTGCAGCTACTTAAACAAGCGCTTCTGTCTCTTTCTGCAGACAGCATGTATGATTATCAGCACACATGGAGTCCAGTCTTAGATTCTGGTAGGCCAATCCTCCAAGCTGGTTTTGATTTAGCACGAGACCTTTTATCGGATGATGACTTCCGAGAAGTGTTGCATCGGAGATATCATGATTTATATGATCTTGCTCAAGAATTGCAAGTACCACCTGAAAATAACCCAGAAGGACAAGATCAATCTTTGGCTTTGAGCAATCAAGCTGAAACAGTTGATCCAAGCTTTGGGGGAATTGCAAAAGGAGTTGAAGCAGTCTTACACAGGCTAAAGATTATTGAACAAGAAATCAGAGACTTGAAGCAGGAAATCCAGGGGCTGAGATATTATGAGCATAGGCTCCTCCTCGAACTTCATCGCAAAGTGAACTACCTAGCAACCTACAATGTGCAGGTTGAGGAGAGGAAAGTTCCAAACCTGTTCTATTTTGTTCAAACAGAAAACTATTCTAGAAGGTTGATCACTACCATGCTTTCTGGCATGACCGCACTACGGCTTCACATGTTATGTGAGTTCCGGGGACAAATGCATGTTGTTGAAGATCAGATGGGTTGCGAGATCATGCAAGTTGATAACAGGGCTGTGCAATGTTTGGCTCCATATATGAAGAAATTCATGAAGTTGGTAACTTTAGCGCTAAAGATAGGTGCGCATCTTGCGGCCGGAATGGGAGAAATGATACCGGACTTGAGCAAGGAAATGGCTCATTTGGCCGGCTCTTCAGCTTTTGCTGGGGCAGCTGCAGCTGGTGCTGTAGGGGCAGCTGTTCTCGGCCGTAGAAATAGGGCTGCAGAAGGCTCAAGGGACATTCAACAAGATTTAAGAGCAGCACAACAATGGGTGGTTGATTTCTTAAGAGAAAGGAGGTGCTCCACAGGGAAGGACATTGCAGAGAAGTTTGGACTATGGCGAGTTCGGTACAGGGATAATGGTCAGATTGCTTGGATCTGTAGGAGGCACATGTATGCAAGATCTGCAGAGATAGTTGAAGTGCCTGTTTGA